One segment of Hippopotamus amphibius kiboko isolate mHipAmp2 chromosome 2, mHipAmp2.hap2, whole genome shotgun sequence DNA contains the following:
- the PIGBOS1 gene encoding protein PIGBOS1, translating into MFGRLTFPQLLFAGILGIAGGIYIYQPIFEQYSRDQKKLKEKLKLVQDSEEKKS; encoded by the coding sequence ATGTTTGGAAGATTGACTTTTCCACAACTGCTTTTTGCTGGCATCCTTGGAATTGCTGGaggaatatatatttatcaaCCAATATTTGAACAGTATTCCAGGGatcagaagaaattaaaagaaaagttgaaactggtacaagactcagaagagaagaaaagttaA